The following are encoded in a window of Rosa chinensis cultivar Old Blush chromosome 4, RchiOBHm-V2, whole genome shotgun sequence genomic DNA:
- the LOC112197173 gene encoding protein NPGR2 — MKAKKWMNKRRFSIRGRLQKMLKCMRSGEQFRVEDIPHSSDSLATRDYSASGYSSRTGEVETKVDNSNIEEAESSLRESGYLNYEEARALLGRLEYQKGNTQAALQVFEGIDIGAVIPKIKVSISRRCESNRRRSQSDAVPPMSMHAVSLLLEAVLLKAKSLRGLGRFEEAAQSCKLILDTVETALPEGLPVNFASDCKLQETVGKAVELLPELWILSGAPQEAILSYRQALLYHWSLDVETTSKIEKDFAVFLLYSGCEANPPNLRSQMESSFVPRNNTEEAVLLLLILLRKFIVGRIGWDPSIIEHLSFALSVSGKLRDLAHHIEELIPGIMGRKERYLTLALCYYGEGENLVALNLLRNILNDRESTDCILELLLASKICSENLACIEDGIKFACKALSELDGKCNQLLSIANCLLGVSLSVKSRTVSSDSERILKQSEALQALETAETIMRERNPYIVSHLCLEHAEQRKLDIALYYAKELLKLEAGSSIKAYILLARILSAQKRFIDAETVINAALDQTGKWDQGELLRTKAKLQIAQGQLKNAIETYTHLLAVLQVRNKNLGVEKRLLKRRRNHNRSLEMETWHDLANLYTNLSQWRDAEVCLSKSQAINPHSASRWHCTGLLYEAKGLHQEALKSFRKALDVEPTHVPSLISTACILRKFGGQSLPVVRSFLMDALRLDRGNPSAWYNLGLLYKADPRSSPLETAECFEAAAYLEEHAPIESFR; from the exons ATGAAAGCTAAGAAGTGGAtgaataaaagaagattcagCATCAGAGGAAGGTTGCAAAAGATGCTGAAGTGTATGCGCTCAGGGGAGCAATTTAGGGTAGAGGATATACCTCATTCATCTGACTCCCTGGCTACTAGAGACTATTCAGCCAGCGGGTACTCATCTCGAACAGGTGAGGTAGAAACAAAGGTGGATAATAGCAATATTGAAGAAGCCGAGTCCTCTCTGCGTGAAAGTGGCTATCTGAACTATGAG GAAGCAAGAGCTCTATTAGGAAGGCTCGAATATCAAAAGGGTAACACACAAGCTGCTCTTCAAGTATTTGAAGGAATAGACATTGGTGCTGTGATACCCAAGATAAAAGTCTCCATTTCTAGAAGATGTGAGTCCAACAGACGTCGGTCTCAAAGTGATGCTGTTCCACCCATGTCTATGCATGCTGTTAGTTTGCTCCTTGAAGCTGTTTTGCTCAAAGCGAAATCGTTACGGGGACTTGGAAGGTTTGAAG AAGCTGCTCAATCATGCAAACTTATTTTGGACACTGTTGAAACCGCATTACCAGAGGGCTTGCCTGTAAATTTTGCTTCTGATTGTAAATTACAAGAGACTGTTGGTAAAGCCGTTGAGTTACTTCCAGAGTTGTGGATACTTTCTGGTGCTCCCCAAGAAGCTATCTTATCTTACCGGCAGGCTCTCCTCTATCATTGGAGTCTTGACGTTGAAACTACTTCAAAGATTGAAAAAGACTTTGCAGTTTTTCTACTGTACAGTGGTTGTGAGGCAAACCCTCCGAATCTCCGTTCACAGATGGAAAGCTCCTTTGTGCCAAGAAATAATACAGAAGAGGCTGTTCTGCTGCTGCTGATTCTACTAAGGAAATTTATTGTTGGAAGGATTGGATGGGATCCATCAATCATTGAGCATCTTTCCTTTGCCTTGTCTGTTTCAGGGAAATTAAGGGATCTAGCCCATCACATTGAAGAATTGATCCCTGGTATTATGGGAAGGAAAGAAAGATATTTGACTCTAGCTCTGTGTTACTATGGGGAGGGTGAGAACTTGGTTGCTTTGAATCTTTTAAGGAATATTTTAAATGATCGAGAGAGCACAGACTGCATTCTGGAATTATTACTTGCCTCCAAGATTTGCAGTGAAAATTTGGCTTGCATTGAGGATGGAATAAAATTCGCATGTAAAGCACTTTCAGAGTTGGATGGAAAATGCAACCAACTGCTAAGTATTGCAAATTGCTTACTAGGTGTTTCCTTGTCGGTTAAATCCAGAACAGTTTCTTCTGATTCTGAAAGAATTTTGAAGCAGTCTGAAGCATTACAAGCACTAGAAACTGCTGAGACAATCATGAGAGAGAGGAATCCATACATTGTATCTCATCTTTGTCTGGAACATGCCGAGCAAAGGAAGTTGGATATTGCACTTTATTATGCAAAGGAGCTATTAAAACTTGAGGCCGGATCTAGCATAAAAGCATATATTCTTTTGGCACGAATATTGTCAGCTCAAAAAAGATTCATTGATGCTGAGACTGTAATCAATGCTGCTCTCGATCAGACAGGGAAGTGGGATCAAGGAGAACTGTTGCGAACTAAAGCAAAACTCCAGATTGCACAGGGCCAGCTGAAGAATGCCATAGAAACATATACACATCTTCTGGCTGTTCTCCAAGTTCGGAATAAAAACTTGGGTGTTGAGAAGAGGCTTCTAAAG AGGAGGAGAAACCATaatcgaagcttggaaatggaGACATGGCATGATTTAGCTAATTTGTACACAAATTTGTCACAATGGCGGGATGCTGAGGTCTGTCTTTCAAAATCCCAGGCTATCAATCCTCATTCGGCTTCCAGATGGCATTGTACAG GTTTACTCTATGAAGCTAAGGGTCTTCACCAAGAAGCTTTGAAATCATTCAGGAAAGCTTTAGATGTTGAACCCACCCATGTCCCAAGCTTGATATCTACCGCATGTATTCTCAGAAAATTTGGTGGTCAATCATTGCCAGTTGTCAGAAGCTTTCTCATGGATGCGCTACGACTTGACAGAGGAAACCCTTCCGCCTGGTACAATCTTGGGCTGCTCTACAAAGCTGATCCCCGGTCATCGCCATTAGAAACTGCCGAGTGCTTCGAGGCAGCAGCTTATCTAGAAGAACATGCACCGATTGAATCCTTCCGATGA